In Porites lutea chromosome 7, jaPorLute2.1, whole genome shotgun sequence, a single window of DNA contains:
- the LOC140942635 gene encoding melanocyte-stimulating hormone receptor-like, producing MELQFCQTRLKELTQLVHLHGNVMLSFCVLNLVFSFVAVLGNFLVIHALWKASLIPPTIKTLFLSLAISDLAVGILSQPMFGVIIAVMLRRLSNGQHNFSLFCPTVLTVCYYFMFGLSFASFLNVIIITLDRLLAVRLHLRYQELVTLKRLIIVLVALWITSAIGTSILIFLLKGSRLTGAVVVFLGIILTTVVYIYIYKVVRFHRNQIRCQFQVQNRQGLEITRQNKSAYNALIVYVVFVACYLPLFTTFILLTVENFRSSFLVYDHVSIFFAFLNSSLNPLLYCWRYREIRVNVKNSLSNIFCVR from the coding sequence ATGGAATTGCAATTCTGCCAGACAAGATTGAAAGAGCTAACACAACTTGTCCACCTTCATGGAAATGTCATGCTCTCATTTTGTGTCTTAAACTTGGTGTTTTCTTTCGTGGCGGTTCTCGGGAACTTCCTTGTTATTCATGCTCTATGGAAAGCATCATTAATACCACCCACCATTAAGACGTTGTTTCTGAGTCTTGCCATCTCTGATCTTGCTGTAGGAATCTTGTCGCAACCAATGTTTGGTGTCATTATCGCCGTGATGTTAAGAAGATTATCAAATGGACAACACAACTTTTCTTTATTCTGCCCGACTGTTCTAACCGtatgttattattttatgtttGGGCTCTCATTCGCGTCGTTTTTAAATGTTATCATCATAACACTGGATAGACTTCTCGCTGTTCGGCTCCATCTGCGTTACCAAGAGCTTGTAACGTTAAAAAGGCTTATTATAGTATTGGTGGCTTTATGGATCACAAGTGCTATCGGTACCTCCATacttatttttcttcttaaagGAAGTCGCTTAACAGGTGCCGTTGTTGTCTttcttggaattattttgactACTGtggtttatatttatatttacaaAGTTGTCAGGTTTCATCGAAACCAAATCCGATGCCAATTTCAAGTACAAAATCGTCAGGGACTGGAGATAACCCGTCAAAACAAGTCTGCCTATAACGCCTTGATCGTTTATGTTGTTTTCGTTGCATGCTATCTTCCACTTTTCACAACTTTTATATTATTAACAGTTGAAAACTTTAGAAGTTCATTTTTGGTGTATGATCACGTCTCgatattttttgcttttctcaaTTCGTCGTTAAACCCCCTTCTTTATTGTTGGCGGTATCGAGAAATTCGCGTGAATGTGAAAAACAGTCTGTCAAATATATTTTGCGTAAGATAG